One Mauremys mutica isolate MM-2020 ecotype Southern chromosome 19, ASM2049712v1, whole genome shotgun sequence genomic window carries:
- the LOC123353290 gene encoding predicted GPI-anchored protein 58 isoform X3 gives MATEGPCASPTLAPEEPPASPTLAPEESPAITSLATEEPPASPTLATEEPPSSPTLALEEPPAITTLATEEPPARTTLATEKPPASPTLAPEEPPASPEQELSDGATNPSSSAYSCGASSSSVGSGSPEFLGSLFGDTPSAQVSWPEEEEEKEEEEEEEEDSSPITVIQQHLKGRAEELIENLPGASEPSSIMPSSMAAVCSLRYQDPPVQLP, from the exons ATGGCAACTGAGGGGCCCTGCGCCAGCCCTACCCTGGCCCCCGAggagcctccagccagccccaccctggccccggagGAGTCTCCCGCCATTACCAGCCTGGCCACGGAGGAGCCTCCCGCTagccccaccctggccacggaggagcctccctccagccccaccctggccctggaggagcctcccgccattACCACCCTGGCcacggaggagcctcccgccagaaCCACCCTGGCTACggagaagcctcccgccagccccaccctggccccggaggagcctcccgccagcccagaACAGGAGTTGAGCGACGGCGCGACAAACCCCAGCAGCTCCGCATACTcctgcggggccagcagctcctccgtggggtcTGGCAGCCCAGAGTTTCtaggctccctctttggag acacccccagtgcccaggtgtcgtggcctgaggaggaggaggagaaggaagaggaagaagaggaggaggaggattcgtCCCCCATCACGGTGATCCAGCAGCACCTcaagggcagagctgag GAGCTGATTGAAAATCTCCCTGGTGCGTCAGAGCCGAGCTCCATCATGCCCAGCTCCATGGCCGCAGTTTGCAGCCTCAGGTACCAGGACCCTCCGGTCCAGCTGCCCTAA
- the LOC123353290 gene encoding proline-rich receptor-like protein kinase PERK2 isoform X2, with translation MATEGPCASPTLAPEEPPASPTLAPEESPAITSLATEEPPASPTLATEEPPSSPTLALEEPPAITTLATEEPPARTTLATEKPPASPTLAPEEPPASPEQELSDGATNPSSSAYSCGASSSSVGSGSPEFLGSLFGDTPSAQVSWPEEEEEKEEEEEEEEDSSPITVIQQHLKGRAEWRTGPNSCASSRLCRVSASRHRSRDGTPWIPRSPKRPSWRALRS, from the exons ATGGCAACTGAGGGGCCCTGCGCCAGCCCTACCCTGGCCCCCGAggagcctccagccagccccaccctggccccggagGAGTCTCCCGCCATTACCAGCCTGGCCACGGAGGAGCCTCCCGCTagccccaccctggccacggaggagcctccctccagccccaccctggccctggaggagcctcccgccattACCACCCTGGCcacggaggagcctcccgccagaaCCACCCTGGCTACggagaagcctcccgccagccccaccctggccccggaggagcctcccgccagcccagaACAGGAGTTGAGCGACGGCGCGACAAACCCCAGCAGCTCCGCATACTcctgcggggccagcagctcctccgtggggtcTGGCAGCCCAGAGTTTCtaggctccctctttggag acacccccagtgcccaggtgtcgtggcctgaggaggaggaggagaaggaagaggaagaagaggaggaggaggattcgtCCCCCATCACGGTGATCCAGCAGCACCTcaagggcagagctgag TGGCGGACAGGGCCAAACAGCTGCGCTTCCTCCAGGCTGTGCCGCGTCTCTGCTTCTCGGCACAGAAGCAGGGACGGGACACCCTGGATCCCCCGGTCTCCAAAGCGGCCCTCGTGGAGAGCACTGCG GAGCTGA
- the LOC123353290 gene encoding proline-rich receptor-like protein kinase PERK2 isoform X1, protein MATEGPCASPTLAPEEPPASPTLAPEESPAITSLATEEPPASPTLATEEPPSSPTLALEEPPAITTLATEEPPARTTLATEKPPASPTLAPEEPPASPEQELSDGATNPSSSAYSCGASSSSVGSGSPEFLGSLFGDTPSAQVSWPEEEEEKEEEEEEEEDSSPITVIQQHLKGRAEVQKSPSCAAPQSVLLLVPSPPRQGGLSQRIPHPQWGDTAPLLSGTPKWGHLSHTGQGFRYSQTLSQFQPHVCAGRHWFREGGGFPCPAPWRS, encoded by the exons ATGGCAACTGAGGGGCCCTGCGCCAGCCCTACCCTGGCCCCCGAggagcctccagccagccccaccctggccccggagGAGTCTCCCGCCATTACCAGCCTGGCCACGGAGGAGCCTCCCGCTagccccaccctggccacggaggagcctccctccagccccaccctggccctggaggagcctcccgccattACCACCCTGGCcacggaggagcctcccgccagaaCCACCCTGGCTACggagaagcctcccgccagccccaccctggccccggaggagcctcccgccagcccagaACAGGAGTTGAGCGACGGCGCGACAAACCCCAGCAGCTCCGCATACTcctgcggggccagcagctcctccgtggggtcTGGCAGCCCAGAGTTTCtaggctccctctttggag acacccccagtgcccaggtgtcgtggcctgaggaggaggaggagaaggaagaggaagaagaggaggaggaggattcgtCCCCCATCACGGTGATCCAGCAGCACCTcaagggcagagctgaggtacaaaaatcccccagctgcgctgccccccagtctgtcctcctccttgttccatccccacccaggcaggggggctTGTCCCAGAGAATCCCTCACCCGCAATGGGGGGACACAGctcctctgttatctggcaccccaaagtggggacatttgtcccacacaggccaaggttTCCGCTACTCGCAGACACTATCCCAGTTCCAACCCCATGTCTGTGCAGGGCGACACTGGTTTCGGGAAGGGGGCGGCTTTCCCTGTCCAGCCCCATGGaggtcctga